GGATGTGAGCGAGGCCGCCTGCACAGACGTTGTCCAGGACCGTTCGTCGCGGGACGAGGTGAACCTTCTGGAAGATCATCGCGGTGCCGACACCTGCGGGGACGGAGACATCGCCGCGGTCGTGCGTGTCGAGACCGGCCATGATGCGGAGGGCCGTCGACTTTCCGCTGCCGTTCGCCCCGAGCAGGGCGACCATTTCACCGCGGTGGGCATCGAGGGAGACGTCGTGCAGGACGTGGTTGTCGCCGAAGCACTTGGAGATGTGGGTGACACGGACGAGGCGTTCGGTGGTGAAGTCGGTGGGACGGGGCATGGTGGCAGCTGTCTGGTCGGTCATTCGACGTCCTCAGGGGTCATGCCGAGTTCATCGGCGAGGTGGAAGAGCGAGCGGTAGTCGTCCTTGGTGACGGTGACGAGGGGGCCGGGAGGATCGACGTCGAGGAAGGCGGCGACCTCAGTGACGGTCTCCGGGCTGAGGCTGGTGAGTGCTTCGCGGAGATTCTTCTTGAGCTCGGGGTTGGCGTCGCCGGGGATGGTGATCGGGTCGTTGGGGATCGGGTCGGATGTCCAGATCCGGCGGAAGTCGTCGGGGTTGAAGGTGCCTTCGGCGGTGGCGCTGGTCAGTGTCTGCGAGTTGATCTGGGCGGCGTCGACGGCACCGTTCTTCAGTGCGAGCAGTGCCTCAGGGTGCCCGCCGGTGTAGTCCATGGTGAGATCGTCCTCGGAGAGTCCTGCTTCGGAGACGGCCATGCGGGGTAGGGCGTCGCCGGAGGTGGAGCCGACTCCGCCGAGGGCGAGTTGCCGGCCTCGCAGATCCCCGATGTTCTGGACGGGGGAGTCCTTCGACACCCAGATGCCGGCGGTGTAGGTGGAGAGCTTTCCCTCGGCGTCCCCGAAGGAGACGATGGGTTCGGCATTGGCGATGCGGTCGGCGAAGACGTACCCCAGGGGGCCGAACTGGCCGAGGTTGAGCGAGCCGTTG
The genomic region above belongs to Corynebacterium glyciniphilum AJ 3170 and contains:
- a CDS encoding phosphate/phosphite/phosphonate ABC transporter substrate-binding protein gives rise to the protein MKGTTMPTARHTAVTSAAGATAAVLVALLATTACAPGGHGPDDPVCPNGTIAFGIEPYEAPDKLEPAYQLIADDLSDTLNCEVDVQIVEDYSAEVLAMRNGSLNLGQFGPLGYVFADRIANAEPIVSFGDAEGKLSTYTAGIWVSKDSPVQNIGDLRGRQLALGGVGSTSGDALPRMAVSEAGLSEDDLTMDYTGGHPEALLALKNGAVDAAQINSQTLTSATAEGTFNPDDFRRIWTSDPIPNDPITIPGDANPELKKNLREALTSLSPETVTEVAAFLDVDPPGPLVTVTKDDYRSLFHLADELGMTPEDVE